The following coding sequences lie in one Lysobacter capsici genomic window:
- a CDS encoding leucyl aminopeptidase, translating into MTLEFDLNRDASAAAQTDCVVVGAFADKTLTATARTLDEASGGRLTALLERGDISGKTGKTSLLHDLPGVASPRVLVVGLGEAGKFGVAQYLKAVGDAARALKAGPVAHAIFTISEEPVAGRDAAWAIRQAAIAADHACYRYTATLGKKKDEPGLRTLSISGSDATALAQGQAIAAGVQFARELGNLPPNVCNPAYLAQQAQEFAARFDSTDCEVLDREQMQELGMGSLLAVARGSANPPKLIVLKYSNGGDAKPYVMVGKGITFDTGGINLKVQGGIEEMKFDMCGAASVMGAFVSAVGMQLPINLVVIVPAVENMPDADAYRPSDVLTSMSGKTIEVGNTDAEGRLILCDALTYAQRFEPQALLDVATLTGACVVALGKFATGLMSKDDDLSAELLSAGEEVFDRAWRLPLWDEYQTQLESAFADVYNIGGRWAGAITAGCFLARFTEGQRWAHLDIAGVSNEEGKRGLATGRPVGLLSQWLLERNGN; encoded by the coding sequence ATGACCCTCGAATTCGACCTGAACCGCGACGCGTCCGCCGCCGCTCAAACCGACTGCGTCGTGGTAGGCGCCTTTGCCGACAAGACCCTGACGGCTACCGCGCGAACGCTGGATGAAGCCAGCGGCGGACGCCTGACCGCGCTGCTGGAGCGCGGCGACATCAGCGGCAAGACCGGCAAGACCTCGCTGCTGCACGACCTGCCCGGCGTGGCCTCGCCGCGCGTGCTGGTGGTCGGCCTGGGCGAGGCCGGCAAGTTCGGCGTCGCCCAGTACCTCAAGGCGGTCGGCGACGCCGCCCGCGCGCTCAAGGCCGGTCCGGTCGCGCACGCGATCTTCACCATCAGCGAAGAGCCGGTCGCCGGCCGCGACGCCGCCTGGGCGATCCGCCAGGCCGCGATCGCCGCCGATCACGCTTGCTACCGCTACACCGCCACCCTGGGCAAGAAGAAAGACGAACCCGGCCTGCGCACGCTGTCGATCAGCGGCTCGGACGCGACCGCGCTGGCCCAGGGCCAGGCGATCGCCGCCGGCGTGCAGTTCGCGCGAGAACTGGGCAACCTGCCGCCGAACGTGTGCAACCCGGCCTACCTGGCCCAGCAGGCGCAGGAGTTCGCCGCCCGCTTCGACAGCACCGACTGCGAAGTGCTCGATCGCGAGCAGATGCAGGAACTGGGCATGGGCTCGTTGCTCGCGGTCGCGCGCGGCTCGGCCAATCCGCCCAAGCTGATCGTGCTCAAGTACAGCAACGGCGGCGACGCCAAGCCGTACGTGATGGTTGGCAAGGGCATCACCTTCGACACCGGCGGCATCAACCTCAAGGTCCAGGGCGGCATCGAGGAAATGAAGTTCGACATGTGCGGCGCCGCCAGCGTGATGGGCGCGTTCGTGTCGGCGGTCGGCATGCAGTTGCCGATCAACCTGGTGGTGATCGTGCCGGCGGTCGAGAACATGCCCGACGCCGACGCCTACCGCCCCTCCGACGTGCTCACCAGCATGTCCGGCAAGACCATCGAAGTCGGCAACACCGACGCCGAAGGCCGCCTGATCCTGTGCGACGCGCTGACCTACGCGCAGCGGTTCGAACCGCAGGCGCTGCTCGACGTGGCGACCCTGACCGGCGCCTGCGTGGTCGCGCTGGGCAAGTTCGCCACCGGCCTGATGAGCAAGGACGACGACCTGTCGGCCGAACTGCTCAGCGCCGGCGAGGAAGTGTTCGACCGCGCCTGGCGCCTGCCGCTGTGGGACGAATACCAGACCCAGCTCGAATCGGCCTTCGCCGACGTCTACAACATCGGCGGCCGCTGGGCCGGCGCGATCACCGCCGGCTGCTTCCTCGCGCGCTTCACCGAAGGCCAGCGCTGGGCGCATCTGGACATCGCCGGCGTATCCAACGAAGAAGGCAAGCGCGGCCTGGCGACCGGCCGGCCGGTGGGCTTGTTGAGCCAGTGGTTGCTGGAAAGAAACGGGAATTGA
- the pssA gene encoding CDP-diacylglycerol--serine O-phosphatidyltransferase has translation MEPQPTPRPRGRGIYLLPNLFTTGGLFAGFYAIIAATQGRFDEACMAIFIAAILDGVDGRVARLTNTQSEFGVQYDSLADLISFGLAPAMVMYHWALISTKLDGVIPGKIGWVGAFVYAACAALRLARFNSQVGQVDKRWFIGLASPAAAGLVASFVWTCHSFDLDGEQLRYAALALTVIAGLLMVSRLRYVSFKGSGPRNDRVPFLAVLIVVVVVVAIAIDPPRVLLAIFAPYALSGPVQALWRRMRRTPQEPPPPSQTGAP, from the coding sequence ATGGAACCTCAACCCACGCCCCGCCCGCGCGGACGCGGCATCTATTTGCTGCCTAATTTGTTCACCACCGGCGGCCTGTTCGCCGGTTTCTACGCGATCATCGCCGCCACCCAGGGCCGTTTCGACGAGGCCTGCATGGCGATCTTCATCGCCGCGATCCTCGACGGCGTCGACGGCCGGGTCGCCCGGCTGACCAACACCCAGAGCGAATTCGGGGTCCAGTACGACTCGCTGGCCGACCTGATCAGCTTCGGCCTGGCGCCGGCCATGGTCATGTACCACTGGGCGCTGATCTCGACCAAGCTCGACGGGGTGATCCCCGGCAAGATCGGCTGGGTCGGCGCGTTCGTGTACGCCGCCTGCGCCGCGTTGCGCCTGGCGCGCTTCAATTCCCAGGTCGGCCAGGTCGACAAGCGCTGGTTCATCGGCCTGGCCAGCCCGGCCGCGGCCGGACTGGTCGCCAGTTTCGTGTGGACCTGCCACAGCTTCGACCTGGACGGCGAGCAATTGCGCTACGCCGCGCTGGCCCTGACCGTGATCGCCGGGCTGCTGATGGTGAGCCGGCTGCGCTATGTCAGCTTCAAGGGCAGCGGCCCGCGCAACGACCGGGTGCCGTTCCTGGCGGTGCTGATCGTGGTGGTGGTGGTGGTCGCGATCGCGATCGATCCGCCGCGCGTGTTGCTGGCGATCTTCGCGCCGTACGCCTTGTCCGGCCCGGTCCAGGCGCTGTGGCGCCGCATGCGTCGCACGCCGCAGGAGCCGCCGCCGCCCAGCCAGACCGGTGCGCCATGA
- a CDS encoding DNA polymerase III subunit chi: MPRADFYLIQSPRFKQEPLRLVCELTRKAHDAGLSTLILARSAEQAEQLDDMLWDMGEDAYIPHQIAGMDEDEDEADVLIATPDSQAALRALVINLRDAAVADGFERVLEVVPADDSARGPLRERWKQYQARGLTLNKHDM, encoded by the coding sequence ATGCCCCGCGCTGACTTCTACCTGATCCAATCGCCGCGCTTCAAACAAGAACCGCTTCGGTTGGTCTGCGAGCTGACGCGCAAGGCGCACGACGCCGGGCTGTCCACGCTGATCCTGGCGCGCAGCGCCGAGCAGGCCGAACAGCTCGACGACATGCTGTGGGACATGGGCGAGGACGCCTACATCCCGCACCAGATCGCCGGCATGGACGAGGACGAGGACGAAGCCGACGTGCTGATCGCCACGCCCGACTCGCAGGCCGCATTGCGCGCGCTGGTCATCAACCTGCGCGACGCCGCGGTCGCCGACGGCTTCGAGCGCGTGCTCGAAGTGGTCCCCGCCGACGACTCCGCGCGCGGCCCGCTGCGCGAGCGCTGGAAGCAGTACCAGGCGCGCGGGCTGACTTTGAACAAGCACGATATGTAA
- the rimI gene encoding ribosomal protein S18-alanine N-acetyltransferase produces MSAQASQFDPAAAPRALRPMREDDLELVHAIEIRAYEFPWTPGIFRDCLRADYPAWVLTENERIVGYFLMSLAAGEAHVLNVCVAPEAHGHGFGRKLLRALLHVARGRGAERVFLEVRPSNPGAIALYHSEGFNEIGRRPRYYPARGGREDALVMAIELLPGE; encoded by the coding sequence ATGAGCGCGCAGGCGTCGCAGTTCGATCCTGCCGCCGCGCCGCGCGCGTTGCGGCCGATGCGCGAGGACGACCTCGAACTCGTCCACGCCATCGAGATCCGCGCCTACGAATTCCCCTGGACCCCGGGCATCTTCCGCGACTGCCTGCGCGCCGATTACCCGGCCTGGGTGTTGACCGAAAACGAGCGCATCGTCGGTTACTTCCTGATGAGCCTGGCCGCCGGCGAAGCGCACGTGCTCAACGTGTGCGTCGCGCCCGAAGCGCACGGCCACGGCTTCGGCCGCAAGCTGCTGCGCGCGCTGCTGCACGTGGCGCGCGGCCGTGGCGCCGAGCGCGTGTTCCTGGAAGTGCGCCCGTCCAATCCCGGCGCGATCGCGCTGTACCACAGCGAAGGCTTCAACGAGATCGGCCGCCGCCCGCGCTACTACCCGGCGCGGGGCGGACGCGAAGACGCTTTGGTGATGGCGATCGAACTATTGCCCGGCGAGTGA
- the lptF gene encoding LPS export ABC transporter permease LptF, which translates to MLKLDRYLSGEFAQAIFATLVVLLIVSVGGAFTDVLEDIAKGKVPAGMMLIQLGLVLIKWLPLILPLALMLGLMLGIGRLYRDSEMPVISSIGVGPRRLLKPLLLVAGPIVLLVGACSLWLGPWADRASRQMINEANRSLVVAGLEPGAFTGLPNDNGVIYVGAMSNDGTRFERIFIYRNKPGRQDVTTSKSGRLTVDANGDRYLTLDDGFEVEGPVDGSLNFRLMRYVSNDVLLPASEDRYDPKSPEMLNTVQLIGDPRPEAAAQLHYRIAPPLLALAFALLAVPLARSTPRQARYGTMLIGFLAYLIGNNFMVMGTGWIEDGKTPVALGLWWLTLPMLAVTSWMYFRDGRVGRRRAIV; encoded by the coding sequence ATGCTCAAGCTTGACCGATACCTCTCCGGCGAATTCGCCCAAGCGATCTTCGCCACCCTGGTGGTGCTGCTGATCGTAAGCGTCGGCGGCGCCTTCACCGACGTGCTCGAGGACATCGCCAAGGGCAAGGTCCCGGCCGGGATGATGCTGATCCAGCTGGGCCTGGTGCTGATCAAGTGGTTGCCGCTGATCCTGCCGCTGGCGCTGATGCTGGGGCTGATGCTCGGCATCGGCCGGCTCTATCGCGATTCGGAAATGCCGGTGATCTCCTCGATCGGCGTCGGCCCGCGCCGGCTGCTCAAGCCGCTGCTGCTGGTCGCCGGGCCGATCGTCCTGCTGGTCGGCGCCTGCTCGCTGTGGCTGGGCCCCTGGGCCGACCGGGCCTCGCGGCAGATGATCAACGAGGCCAATCGCAGCCTGGTCGTGGCCGGCCTGGAGCCGGGCGCCTTCACCGGCCTGCCCAACGACAACGGCGTGATCTACGTGGGCGCGATGTCCAACGACGGCACCCGATTCGAGCGCATCTTCATCTACCGCAACAAGCCCGGCCGCCAGGACGTCACCACCTCCAAGAGCGGCCGGCTGACCGTGGACGCCAACGGCGACCGCTACCTGACCCTCGACGACGGTTTCGAAGTCGAAGGCCCGGTCGACGGCAGCCTGAATTTCCGCCTGATGCGCTACGTCAGCAACGATGTGCTGCTGCCGGCCAGCGAGGACCGCTACGACCCCAAGTCGCCGGAAATGCTCAACACCGTCCAGCTGATCGGCGATCCGCGCCCCGAGGCCGCGGCCCAGCTGCATTACCGGATCGCGCCGCCGCTGCTGGCGCTGGCGTTCGCGCTGCTGGCGGTGCCGCTGGCGCGCAGCACGCCGCGCCAGGCCCGGTACGGGACCATGCTGATCGGCTTCCTCGCCTATCTGATCGGCAACAATTTCATGGTCATGGGCACCGGCTGGATCGAGGACGGCAAGACCCCGGTCGCGCTGGGCCTGTGGTGGCTGACCTTGCCGATGCTGGCGGTGACGTCGTGGATGTATTTCCGTGACGGCCGGGTCGGCCGGCGCAGGGCGATCGTATGA
- a CDS encoding catalase — protein sequence MAAFVSAQLLLSGAAFAQAAPPLTRDNGAVVGDNQNSQTAGADGPVLLQDVHLIQKLQRFDRERIPERVVHARGTGAHGSFVVTGDISRYTRAKVFQPGTTTPVFVRFSTVIHGNHSPETLRDPRGFATKFYTSEGNWDLVGNNLPVFFIRDAIKFPDMVHSLKPSPDTNVQDPARVFDFFSHVPEATQMLTRVYSDYGTPRSYREMDGNGVHAYKLVDDQGGYVYVKFHWDSRQGEHNLSGAQIASVQGRDFNHLSNDLMKAIERGDYPKWDLYVQILKPDQLDQFAFNPLDATKVWTGVPEVKVGTMTLDRNPANIFQETEQAAFAPANLVPGIEPSEDRLLQGRMFSYADTQLYRVGTNVNQLPINAPKVAVNSNNQDGEHNSGARIGKVNYEPSRIQPKPQSDAARYSALPLSGSTQQARIAKTLNFRQAGEFYRSLSAEERKSLIANLAGDLGQVRDETTMYTMLSYFHKADADYGTRLAQALKHDVARVKGLSDALSD from the coding sequence ATCGCGGCCTTCGTTTCCGCGCAGTTGCTTCTCTCCGGCGCCGCCTTCGCCCAGGCCGCGCCGCCCCTGACGCGCGACAACGGCGCGGTGGTCGGCGACAACCAGAACTCGCAGACCGCCGGCGCCGACGGCCCGGTCCTGCTGCAGGACGTGCATCTGATCCAGAAGCTGCAGCGCTTCGACCGCGAGCGCATCCCCGAGCGCGTGGTGCATGCGCGCGGTACCGGCGCGCACGGCAGCTTCGTGGTCACCGGCGACATCTCGCGCTACACCCGCGCGAAAGTGTTCCAGCCCGGCACCACCACGCCGGTGTTCGTGCGTTTCTCCACCGTGATCCACGGCAACCACTCGCCGGAAACCCTGCGCGATCCGCGCGGCTTCGCCACCAAGTTCTACACCAGCGAAGGCAATTGGGACCTGGTCGGCAACAACCTGCCGGTGTTCTTCATCCGCGACGCGATCAAGTTCCCGGACATGGTGCATTCGCTCAAGCCCAGCCCCGACACCAATGTGCAGGACCCGGCGCGGGTGTTCGATTTCTTCTCGCACGTGCCCGAAGCCACGCAGATGCTGACCCGGGTGTATTCCGACTACGGCACCCCGCGCAGCTATCGCGAGATGGACGGCAACGGCGTGCATGCCTACAAGCTGGTCGACGACCAGGGCGGCTACGTCTACGTCAAGTTCCACTGGGACAGCCGCCAGGGCGAGCACAATCTGTCCGGCGCGCAGATCGCCTCGGTGCAGGGACGCGATTTCAATCATCTGTCCAACGACCTGATGAAAGCGATCGAGCGCGGCGACTATCCCAAGTGGGACCTGTACGTGCAGATCCTCAAGCCCGATCAGCTCGACCAGTTCGCGTTCAATCCGCTCGATGCGACCAAGGTCTGGACCGGCGTGCCCGAGGTCAAGGTCGGCACGATGACGTTGGACCGCAATCCGGCCAATATCTTCCAGGAAACCGAGCAGGCCGCGTTCGCGCCGGCCAATCTGGTGCCAGGTATCGAGCCGTCGGAGGATCGTCTGCTGCAAGGGCGCATGTTCTCTTACGCCGACACCCAGTTGTATCGCGTCGGCACCAACGTCAATCAGCTGCCGATCAACGCGCCGAAGGTCGCGGTCAACAGCAACAACCAGGACGGCGAACACAACAGCGGCGCGCGCATCGGCAAGGTCAACTACGAGCCCTCGCGCATCCAGCCCAAGCCGCAATCCGACGCCGCGCGTTACAGCGCGTTGCCGCTGAGCGGTTCGACCCAGCAGGCGCGCATCGCCAAGACCTTGAACTTCCGCCAGGCCGGCGAGTTCTACCGCTCGCTGTCGGCCGAAGAACGCAAGAGCCTGATCGCGAACCTGGCCGGCGATCTGGGGCAGGTGCGCGACGAGACCACGATGTACACGATGCTCTCGTACTTCCACAAGGCCGATGCCGACTACGGCACGCGTCTGGCGCAGGCGCTCAAGCACGATGTGGCCAGAGTGAAGGGTTTGTCGGATGCGTTGAGCGACTGA
- a CDS encoding DUF4124 domain-containing protein produces MSCTSRYSARRALSALGLRAAPTALLVLLAAAPAAATELYQWKDAKGVTHYSDSPPPEQGQAGVKNRVIQNRTGTPAQTASAAAPSENAQCTGARANLKQLQSAASVGMDSNGDGKADGVLDAQQRAAQVQLAEAQIRVNCTAAAPTAPASAPAASSSPPSSRTTPQKQADS; encoded by the coding sequence ATGTCCTGCACCTCCCGTTATTCCGCCCGCCGCGCCTTGTCGGCGCTGGGCTTGCGCGCCGCCCCGACCGCTTTGCTGGTCCTGCTGGCCGCCGCGCCGGCCGCCGCCACCGAGCTGTACCAATGGAAGGACGCCAAGGGCGTTACCCATTACTCCGACTCGCCGCCGCCCGAACAGGGCCAGGCCGGGGTCAAGAACCGGGTGATCCAGAACCGCACCGGCACCCCGGCCCAGACCGCCAGCGCCGCCGCGCCGAGCGAGAACGCGCAATGCACCGGCGCGCGCGCCAACCTCAAGCAACTGCAGAGCGCGGCCTCGGTCGGCATGGACAGCAACGGCGACGGCAAGGCCGACGGCGTGCTCGATGCGCAGCAGCGCGCCGCCCAGGTCCAGCTCGCCGAGGCCCAGATCCGGGTCAACTGCACCGCCGCGGCCCCGACCGCGCCCGCCTCCGCCCCGGCGGCCAGCTCCTCGCCGCCGTCGTCGCGCACTACGCCGCAGAAGCAGGCCGATAGCTGA
- a CDS encoding valine--tRNA ligase, with protein sequence MSLAPSYDPKQFETRLYEQWESSGVFKPRGEGEPYSILLPPPNVTGTLHMGHAFQHTLQDALIRYHRMRGYDTLWQMGTDHAGIATEMVVARNLGADGLTRDGLGRDGFIEKVWEWKGQSGDTIERQMRRLGTSGDWSRSMFTMDPIASNAVIEAFVRMHEQGLIYRGQRLVNWDPVLKTAISDLEVINEEEDGFLWSIAYPLSDGSATLVVATTRPETMLGDTAVMVHPDDERYAHLIGKTVTLPLSAREIPIIADSYVDREFGTGVVKVTPAHDFNDYAVGQRHGLPMINIFTPDAAVNDNAPAKYVGLDRYEARKVVLADLEAEGLLVETKPHKLQVPRGDRTNQVIEPYLTDQWFVQMDSLAKRGLELVEHSDGKPGAIRFVPPNWINTYRHWMENIQDWCISRQLWWGHRIPAWYDADGKIYVGRDEADARARGGIGADVALDQDHDVLETWFSSGLWPFSTMGWPDAATMGARGFERFVPSSVLVTGFDIIFFWVARMIMLTDHFTGQIPFKDVYITGLVRDQFGQKMSKSKGNVLDPIDLVDGITLEALVDKRTTGLMNPKQAEKIEKATRKEFPEGIPAFGADALRFTIAALATHGRDIKFDLSRAEGYKNFCNKLWNATRFVLMNTEGASFNGAPQPRTDAERWILAQLAKTAAEAETHFAAYRFDLLSQSLYEFAWNAFCDWFVELSKPALQGEDAAAADSTRHTLLYVLERLLSLLHPLIPFVTEELWQQVAPKLGISETTVMLRPYPQASQFDGDYAQAESDIEWLKAMVSALRKVRSELNVKPSDLVTLLLTKGDARDRARCERFASELKFLNKLDRIEFVDDAASAPPAAPAVVGELTLLVPLPADKLDAERVRLDKEIKRVDGEIGKSRGKLSSETFVQNAPAAVVEQERKRLVDWNVEQCSFEG encoded by the coding sequence ATGTCCCTCGCCCCCAGCTACGACCCCAAACAGTTCGAAACCCGCCTGTACGAACAGTGGGAAAGCAGCGGCGTATTCAAGCCCCGCGGCGAGGGCGAGCCCTATTCCATCCTGCTGCCGCCGCCGAACGTCACCGGCACCCTGCACATGGGCCATGCGTTCCAGCACACCCTGCAGGACGCGCTGATCCGCTACCACCGCATGCGCGGCTACGACACGCTGTGGCAGATGGGCACCGATCACGCCGGCATCGCCACTGAGATGGTGGTGGCGCGCAATCTCGGCGCCGACGGCCTGACCCGCGACGGTCTGGGCCGCGACGGCTTCATCGAAAAAGTGTGGGAGTGGAAGGGCCAGTCCGGCGACACCATCGAACGGCAGATGCGTCGCCTGGGCACCTCCGGCGACTGGTCGCGCTCGATGTTCACCATGGACCCGATCGCATCGAACGCGGTGATCGAAGCCTTCGTGCGCATGCACGAGCAGGGCCTGATCTACCGCGGCCAGCGCCTGGTCAACTGGGACCCGGTGCTGAAGACCGCAATCTCCGACCTGGAAGTCATCAACGAAGAAGAAGACGGCTTCCTGTGGTCGATCGCCTACCCGCTCAGCGACGGCAGCGCCACCCTCGTGGTCGCCACCACGCGCCCGGAAACCATGCTCGGCGACACCGCGGTCATGGTCCATCCCGACGATGAGCGCTACGCGCACCTGATCGGCAAGACCGTCACGCTGCCGCTGAGCGCGCGCGAGATTCCGATCATCGCCGACAGCTACGTCGACCGCGAATTCGGCACCGGCGTGGTCAAGGTCACGCCCGCGCACGACTTCAACGACTATGCGGTCGGCCAGCGCCACGGCCTGCCGATGATCAACATCTTCACCCCCGACGCGGCGGTCAACGACAACGCGCCGGCGAAGTATGTCGGCCTGGATCGTTACGAAGCGCGCAAGGTCGTGCTCGCCGACCTGGAAGCCGAAGGCCTCCTCGTCGAGACCAAGCCGCACAAGCTGCAGGTGCCGCGCGGCGACCGCACCAACCAGGTGATCGAGCCGTACCTGACCGACCAGTGGTTCGTGCAGATGGACTCGCTGGCCAAGCGTGGCCTGGAACTGGTCGAACATTCCGATGGAAAGCCGGGCGCTATCCGTTTCGTCCCGCCGAACTGGATCAACACCTATCGCCACTGGATGGAGAACATCCAGGACTGGTGCATCAGCCGCCAGCTGTGGTGGGGCCATCGCATTCCGGCGTGGTACGACGCCGACGGCAAGATCTACGTCGGCCGCGACGAAGCCGATGCGCGCGCGCGCGGCGGCATCGGCGCGGACGTCGCCCTGGATCAGGACCACGATGTGCTGGAGACCTGGTTCTCCTCGGGCCTGTGGCCGTTCAGCACGATGGGCTGGCCGGATGCGGCGACGATGGGCGCGCGCGGGTTCGAGCGTTTCGTGCCGTCGTCGGTGCTCGTGACCGGCTTCGACATCATCTTCTTCTGGGTCGCCCGCATGATCATGCTGACCGACCACTTCACCGGGCAGATTCCGTTCAAGGACGTGTACATCACCGGGCTGGTGCGCGATCAGTTCGGCCAGAAGATGTCCAAATCCAAGGGCAACGTGCTCGATCCGATCGACCTGGTCGACGGCATCACCCTGGAAGCGCTGGTCGACAAGCGCACCACCGGCCTGATGAACCCCAAGCAGGCCGAGAAGATCGAGAAAGCCACGCGCAAGGAATTCCCCGAAGGCATTCCCGCCTTCGGCGCCGACGCGCTGCGCTTCACCATCGCCGCGCTGGCGACGCATGGCCGCGACATCAAGTTCGATCTGAGCCGCGCCGAGGGCTACAAGAATTTCTGCAACAAGCTGTGGAACGCCACGCGCTTCGTGCTGATGAACACCGAAGGCGCGAGCTTCAACGGCGCGCCGCAGCCCAGGACCGATGCCGAGCGCTGGATCCTGGCGCAGCTGGCCAAGACCGCGGCCGAAGCGGAAACGCATTTTGCCGCGTATCGCTTCGACCTGCTCTCGCAGTCGCTGTACGAATTCGCCTGGAACGCGTTCTGCGACTGGTTCGTCGAACTGTCCAAGCCGGCGCTGCAGGGCGAAGACGCCGCGGCCGCCGACAGCACCCGCCACACCCTGCTGTACGTGCTCGAGCGCCTGCTGTCGCTGCTGCATCCGCTGATCCCGTTCGTGACCGAGGAGCTGTGGCAGCAGGTCGCGCCGAAGCTCGGCATCAGCGAGACCACGGTGATGCTGCGTCCGTACCCGCAGGCGTCGCAGTTCGACGGCGATTACGCCCAGGCCGAAAGCGACATCGAATGGCTCAAGGCGATGGTGTCGGCGCTGCGCAAGGTGCGCAGCGAGTTGAACGTCAAGCCGTCGGACCTGGTGACGCTGCTGCTGACCAAGGGCGACGCCCGCGATCGCGCGCGTTGCGAACGGTTCGCCTCGGAACTCAAGTTCCTCAACAAGCTCGACCGCATCGAGTTCGTCGACGACGCGGCGTCGGCGCCGCCGGCCGCGCCCGCAGTGGTCGGCGAGCTGACCCTGCTGGTGCCGCTGCCGGCCGACAAGCTCGATGCCGAGCGCGTGCGCCTGGACAAGGAAATCAAGCGCGTCGACGGCGAGATCGGCAAGAGCCGCGGCAAGCTGTCCAGCGAGACCTTCGTGCAGAACGCACCGGCGGCGGTGGTCGAACAGGAGCGCAAGCGTCTGGTCGACTGGAACGTCGAACAGTGCAGCTTCGAGGGCTGA
- a CDS encoding ankyrin repeat domain-containing protein, whose amino-acid sequence MSAADPAVANQSSALVGQDLSRYLFDAARAGDVGVLESLLARGVQVDARDERGSTALILAAYYGKSDAVQALLAAGASPNLGDSARGNTALMGALFKGEIESARRLLADPRTDVNARNAAGQTAAMFAALFGRADLIEALAARQADFALTDASGATAETLARTQGNAALADRLAVLSRRRPG is encoded by the coding sequence GTGTCCGCGGCTGATCCCGCGGTGGCGAACCAGTCTTCCGCGCTCGTGGGTCAGGACCTGAGTCGCTACTTGTTCGACGCTGCGCGTGCCGGCGATGTCGGCGTACTCGAGTCGCTGCTGGCGCGCGGCGTGCAAGTCGACGCGCGCGACGAACGCGGCTCCACCGCGCTGATCCTCGCCGCGTACTACGGCAAGAGCGATGCGGTGCAAGCCTTGTTGGCCGCCGGCGCCTCGCCGAACCTGGGCGACAGCGCGCGCGGCAATACCGCACTGATGGGCGCGCTGTTCAAGGGCGAGATCGAAAGCGCCCGGCGCTTGCTGGCCGACCCGCGCACCGACGTGAACGCGCGCAACGCCGCCGGCCAGACCGCGGCGATGTTCGCGGCCTTGTTCGGCCGCGCCGATCTGATCGAAGCCTTGGCCGCGCGCCAGGCCGACTTCGCCCTTACCGATGCCAGCGGCGCCACCGCCGAAACGCTGGCGCGCACGCAGGGCAATGCGGCGCTGGCGGATCGCTTGGCGGTGTTGAGTCGAAGGCGGCCGGGCTGA